In the genome of Microbacterium endophyticum, one region contains:
- a CDS encoding aminotransferase class I/II-fold pyridoxal phosphate-dependent enzyme — translation MVTFDVSARVRELPANFWGAMDLQIAALAQAHGPGVIDVSKGNPDLPTPEHIVAAMQRAVAEPLNHRYPSYAGRKRLRDAVAFRYREDHGVAVDPDTEVAIFHGAHEAIIAAVGSLADPHSAVVVPDPGYPIYRSAATLVNADAVTLPLREPHFQPDFDSLSAIDAARVLFLNYPNNPTGALASRAAFDDALAFSRRTGAAFVHDFAYSSLGFDGRTPLSALTVDTELDVTVELQTLSKTYSMAGWRVGFAAGNASIISAMKRYQAHAFSTMFGATQDAAAAALEGDQSGVAHLVSVYERRRDLVIAGLQRLGWDVAAPAGTFFVWVRLPGAQDAVQFAQRLRDEQRVAVAPGDGFGASGRGYIRIGLVDDEATLTELIERLAAFTRRN, via the coding sequence GTGGTGACCTTCGACGTTTCGGCCCGAGTGCGTGAGCTCCCGGCGAACTTTTGGGGCGCCATGGATCTACAGATCGCGGCGCTCGCACAGGCTCATGGCCCCGGGGTGATCGATGTTTCCAAGGGAAACCCTGACCTTCCGACCCCCGAACACATCGTCGCTGCGATGCAGCGCGCCGTTGCGGAGCCGCTGAACCACCGCTATCCGTCGTATGCGGGGCGCAAAAGACTGCGAGACGCTGTGGCGTTCAGGTACCGCGAAGACCACGGCGTCGCCGTTGACCCCGATACCGAGGTCGCTATATTCCATGGCGCGCATGAAGCGATCATTGCGGCGGTCGGGTCTCTCGCCGATCCGCACAGCGCCGTCGTTGTGCCCGACCCGGGCTACCCCATCTATCGCTCGGCGGCGACCCTGGTGAACGCGGATGCCGTTACTCTGCCCCTGCGCGAACCTCACTTTCAGCCCGACTTCGACTCGCTGTCCGCAATCGACGCCGCTCGAGTTCTCTTTCTGAACTATCCGAACAACCCCACGGGTGCGCTCGCGTCGCGTGCCGCGTTCGACGATGCTCTCGCCTTTTCGCGCCGCACCGGTGCTGCCTTCGTGCACGACTTTGCATACTCGTCGCTCGGTTTTGATGGGCGCACGCCGCTATCTGCGCTCACGGTCGACACGGAGCTCGATGTGACTGTGGAACTGCAAACGCTGTCGAAGACGTACAGCATGGCGGGTTGGCGCGTGGGATTCGCTGCGGGAAACGCATCGATTATCAGTGCGATGAAGCGGTACCAAGCGCACGCGTTCAGCACGATGTTCGGTGCCACCCAAGACGCCGCCGCCGCGGCGCTTGAGGGAGACCAGTCGGGCGTTGCCCATCTCGTGAGTGTGTACGAGCGACGCCGCGACCTTGTTATTGCAGGGCTCCAAAGGCTCGGGTGGGATGTAGCGGCGCCCGCCGGTACTTTCTTCGTGTGGGTGCGGCTTCCTGGCGCTCAAGACGCAGTGCAGTTTGCGCAGCGGCTTCGTGATGAACAGCGCGTCGCGGTGGCGCCGGGCGACGGCTTCGGCGCGAGCGGCCGTGGATACATCCGCATCGGACTTGTCGATGATGAAGCGACGCTTACAGAATTGATCGAGCGCCTTGCTGCGTTCACGAGGAGGAACTAA